One Triplophysa dalaica isolate WHDGS20190420 chromosome 1, ASM1584641v1, whole genome shotgun sequence DNA segment encodes these proteins:
- the sema4f gene encoding semaphorin-4F isoform X2, with translation MKSVNDLFVLSLLLGSAIVSWSATINNNEVDMTKLGSSEFGSVYNFSTFLMDTSSGILYLGARDAVVAVDTSNLSKWKTADCRNYVRLLEFLEDGRIYACGTFAFDPQCAFINISSFSLEKHEDGNVKMETGKGKCPFEPRQHYTAVMAGGILYTAATSNFLGTMFDISRATGIEQERIRTEQSISWLSDPEFVSSAFIHEDEEYNPTGEDDKIYFFFTEVAKEYDFYTKVKVPRVARVCKSDVGGMKTLQRRWTTFLKAQLVCEDRASGQRFNVLTDVFTIQHKRGDPSSTHFYGIFTSQWEREELSAVCVYSLEEITKVLNGPFKELKKSCENWINPEPIPIPRPGQCLNSALREQGFESSLKLPDKVLTFMRDHPLMKNNVVAAPLMIRKGITYTKLAVTLTTAPSGPNEQTVTVLHLGTDRGELHKVAVVGPNATLIEEVPLFSVQEPVNNILLLENEALVGSPLSLVKLPIGGCSMYTPCEVCARARVLGCVWRHKEQACDTAKHGKDEDLVSQCNKGEGLCSPPVTELRVEEGLRVLLSCVQLSPRPCRWVSPTLSQTRLHNYDLEVKVTPDSLGNYICFCDEVGRDQPPCRKAEYQLTHKSPSIGGNMAVAGGRHFLASNVIFLVVGFVIGVILLFVIYKRQGGMRGGGHSSSTLEKGRDLLTSTETPQSPSSASFLSEAVPLTEKRNGTLNGHGMPSGGLNGRHIYTNSGGLKLQDSAVNLAEELDGRERAGPDGEEEGLGDVLSEMEEEFSKLPCLRGAPLALCEESSI, from the exons TGGACATGACTAAGCTGGGTTCTAGTGAATTTGGGAGCGTGTATAACTTCAGCACCTTCCTGATGGATACTTCATCTGGGATTCTGTACCTGGGAGCACGGGATGCTGTCGTCGCCGTGGATACTTCTAATCTATCAAAGTGGAAGACG GCCGATTGCAGGAACTACGTCCGTCTGTTAGAGTTTTTGGAAGATGGACGAATATATGCTTGTGGGACCTTTGCCTTCGACCCTCAGTGTGCCTTCATT AACATCTCTTCATTCTCATTGGAGAAGCATGAGGATGGCAATGTGAAGATGGAGACGGGGAAAGGGAAGTGCCCATTTGAACCTCGCCAGCATTACACTGCCGTCATGGCAG GAGGAATTCTTTACACTGCCGCCACTAGTAATTTCCTTGGCACAATGTTCGATATATCCAGGGCAACGGGCATCGAGCAGGAACGCATCCGGACCGAACAATCCATCAGCTGGCTTAGTG ATCCAGAGTTTGTCAGTTCTGCCTTCATCCATGAGGATGAGGAGTATAACCCTACCGGTGAGGATGACAAAATTTACTTCTTCTTCACTGAAGTTGCTAAAGAATATGACTTCTACACCAAAGTCAAAGTGCCCAGGGTGGCAAGAGTCTGTAAG TCTGATGTAGGTGGTATGAAGACTCTGCAGAGGAGGTGGACGACATTTTTGAAGGCCCAGCTGGTGTGTGAAGATCGAGCCAGTGGACAGCGTTTTAACGTTCTGACAGATGTCTTTACTATACAGCACAAGCGAGGAGACCCCAGCAGCACACACTTCTATGGAATATTCACCTCACAATG GGAACGCGAGGAGCTTTCTgccgtgtgtgtgtacagtttgGAGGAGATCACTAAGGTCTTGAATGGCCCCTTTAAAGAGCTAAAGAAGAGCTGTGAGAACTGGATTAACCCGGAGCCCATACCAATACCACGACCAGGACAA TGCTTGAACAGTGCTCTGAGGGAACAGGGCTTTGAGTCCAGCCTGAAGCTGCCTGACAAAGTGCTGACGTTCATGCGGGATCACCCGCTCATGAAGAACAATGTGGTGGCTGCACCGCTAATGATCAGGAAAGGAATCACATACACAAAACTTGCAGTTACCTTGACAACAGCCCCCAGTGGTCCTAATGAACAGACGGTCACGGTTTTGCATCTTGGAACTG aTCGAGGAGAGCTACACAAAGTTGCCGTGGTTGGACCTAATGCAACTCTGATCGAAGAGGTCCCCCTGTTTTCTGTACAAGAGCCAGTGAATAACATATTGCTACTCGAG AACGAGGCTCTGGTCGGTTCCCCTCTCTCTCTGGTGAAGTTACCCATAGGGGGGTGTTCTATGTACACTCCCTGTGAAGTGTGTGCACGTGCCCGGGTCCTCGGCTGTGTGTGGAGGCATAAAGAGCAAGCTTGTGATACGGCAAA GCATGGTAAAGACGAAGATTTGGTCAGCCAATGCAACAAAGGTGAAG GTCTTTGCTCCCCACCAGTGACTGAATTGCGTGTCGAAGAGGGTCTGCGTGTTTTGCTTTCTTGCGTGCAACTGTCCCCTCGTCCCTGCCGCTGGGTCTCTCCTACCTTGAGCCAAACCCGCTTGCACAACTATGACCTGGAGGTTAAGGTCACACCGGACAGCCTAGGCAACTACATCTGTTTTTGCGACGAAGTTGGCAGAGATCAGCCGCCCTGTCGCAAAGCCGAGTACCAGCTCACCCATAAGAGCCCTAGCATTGGGGGGAACATGGCCGTCGCTGGTGGCCGTCACTTCTTGGCCTCGAACGTCATATTTCTCGTGGTTGGTTTTGTTATAGGTGTCATCTTATTATTTGTGATTTACAAACGGCAAGGAGGGATGCGGGGTGGCGGGCACTCTTCCTCCACGTTAGAAAAGGGGCGGGACTTGCTCACTTCCACAGAAACTCCCCAGTCTCCGAGCAGTGCCAGTTTCCTGTCGGAGGCCGTGCCATTAACAGAGAAAAGGAACGGAACTCTGAACGGACACGGCATGCCTTCGGGTGGTCTTAATGGAAGGCATATTTATACCAACTCAGGTGGACTGAAACTGCAGGACTCAGCTGTTAACCTGGCAGAAGAACTGGATGGTAGAGAAAGGGCGGGGCCAGATGGAGAAGAGGAGGGGCTTGGGGATGTGCTCAGTGAGATGGAGGAGGAGTTTTCCAAGCTGCCTTGTCTGAGAGGAGCACCGCTGGCACTATGTGAGGAGAGCTCTATCTGA
- the sema4f gene encoding semaphorin-4F isoform X3, translating to MTKLGSSEFGSVYNFSTFLMDTSSGILYLGARDAVVAVDTSNLSKWKTIDWSVAKEKRRSCVAKGKTEADCRNYVRLLEFLEDGRIYACGTFAFDPQCAFINISSFSLEKHEDGNVKMETGKGKCPFEPRQHYTAVMAGGILYTAATSNFLGTMFDISRATGIEQERIRTEQSISWLSDPEFVSSAFIHEDEEYNPTGEDDKIYFFFTEVAKEYDFYTKVKVPRVARVCKSDVGGMKTLQRRWTTFLKAQLVCEDRASGQRFNVLTDVFTIQHKRGDPSSTHFYGIFTSQWEREELSAVCVYSLEEITKVLNGPFKELKKSCENWINPEPIPIPRPGQCLNSALREQGFESSLKLPDKVLTFMRDHPLMKNNVVAAPLMIRKGITYTKLAVTLTTAPSGPNEQTVTVLHLGTDRGELHKVAVVGPNATLIEEVPLFSVQEPVNNILLLENEALVGSPLSLVKLPIGGCSMYTPCEVCARARVLGCVWRHKEQACDTAKHGKDEDLVSQCNKGEGLCSPPVTELRVEEGLRVLLSCVQLSPRPCRWVSPTLSQTRLHNYDLEVKVTPDSLGNYICFCDEVGRDQPPCRKAEYQLTHKSPSIGGNMAVAGGRHFLASNVIFLVVGFVIGVILLFVIYKRQGGMRGGGHSSSTLEKGRDLLTSTETPQSPSSASFLSEAVPLTEKRNGTLNGHGMPSGGLNGRHIYTNSGGLKLQDSAVNLAEELDGRERAGPDGEEEGLGDVLSEMEEEFSKLPCLRGAPLALCEESSI from the exons ATGACTAAGCTGGGTTCTAGTGAATTTGGGAGCGTGTATAACTTCAGCACCTTCCTGATGGATACTTCATCTGGGATTCTGTACCTGGGAGCACGGGATGCTGTCGTCGCCGTGGATACTTCTAATCTATCAAAGTGGAAGACG ATTGACTGGAGTGTTGCAAAAGAGAAGAGGAGATCTTGTGTTGCTAAGGGAAAAACCGAG GCCGATTGCAGGAACTACGTCCGTCTGTTAGAGTTTTTGGAAGATGGACGAATATATGCTTGTGGGACCTTTGCCTTCGACCCTCAGTGTGCCTTCATT AACATCTCTTCATTCTCATTGGAGAAGCATGAGGATGGCAATGTGAAGATGGAGACGGGGAAAGGGAAGTGCCCATTTGAACCTCGCCAGCATTACACTGCCGTCATGGCAG GAGGAATTCTTTACACTGCCGCCACTAGTAATTTCCTTGGCACAATGTTCGATATATCCAGGGCAACGGGCATCGAGCAGGAACGCATCCGGACCGAACAATCCATCAGCTGGCTTAGTG ATCCAGAGTTTGTCAGTTCTGCCTTCATCCATGAGGATGAGGAGTATAACCCTACCGGTGAGGATGACAAAATTTACTTCTTCTTCACTGAAGTTGCTAAAGAATATGACTTCTACACCAAAGTCAAAGTGCCCAGGGTGGCAAGAGTCTGTAAG TCTGATGTAGGTGGTATGAAGACTCTGCAGAGGAGGTGGACGACATTTTTGAAGGCCCAGCTGGTGTGTGAAGATCGAGCCAGTGGACAGCGTTTTAACGTTCTGACAGATGTCTTTACTATACAGCACAAGCGAGGAGACCCCAGCAGCACACACTTCTATGGAATATTCACCTCACAATG GGAACGCGAGGAGCTTTCTgccgtgtgtgtgtacagtttgGAGGAGATCACTAAGGTCTTGAATGGCCCCTTTAAAGAGCTAAAGAAGAGCTGTGAGAACTGGATTAACCCGGAGCCCATACCAATACCACGACCAGGACAA TGCTTGAACAGTGCTCTGAGGGAACAGGGCTTTGAGTCCAGCCTGAAGCTGCCTGACAAAGTGCTGACGTTCATGCGGGATCACCCGCTCATGAAGAACAATGTGGTGGCTGCACCGCTAATGATCAGGAAAGGAATCACATACACAAAACTTGCAGTTACCTTGACAACAGCCCCCAGTGGTCCTAATGAACAGACGGTCACGGTTTTGCATCTTGGAACTG aTCGAGGAGAGCTACACAAAGTTGCCGTGGTTGGACCTAATGCAACTCTGATCGAAGAGGTCCCCCTGTTTTCTGTACAAGAGCCAGTGAATAACATATTGCTACTCGAG AACGAGGCTCTGGTCGGTTCCCCTCTCTCTCTGGTGAAGTTACCCATAGGGGGGTGTTCTATGTACACTCCCTGTGAAGTGTGTGCACGTGCCCGGGTCCTCGGCTGTGTGTGGAGGCATAAAGAGCAAGCTTGTGATACGGCAAA GCATGGTAAAGACGAAGATTTGGTCAGCCAATGCAACAAAGGTGAAG GTCTTTGCTCCCCACCAGTGACTGAATTGCGTGTCGAAGAGGGTCTGCGTGTTTTGCTTTCTTGCGTGCAACTGTCCCCTCGTCCCTGCCGCTGGGTCTCTCCTACCTTGAGCCAAACCCGCTTGCACAACTATGACCTGGAGGTTAAGGTCACACCGGACAGCCTAGGCAACTACATCTGTTTTTGCGACGAAGTTGGCAGAGATCAGCCGCCCTGTCGCAAAGCCGAGTACCAGCTCACCCATAAGAGCCCTAGCATTGGGGGGAACATGGCCGTCGCTGGTGGCCGTCACTTCTTGGCCTCGAACGTCATATTTCTCGTGGTTGGTTTTGTTATAGGTGTCATCTTATTATTTGTGATTTACAAACGGCAAGGAGGGATGCGGGGTGGCGGGCACTCTTCCTCCACGTTAGAAAAGGGGCGGGACTTGCTCACTTCCACAGAAACTCCCCAGTCTCCGAGCAGTGCCAGTTTCCTGTCGGAGGCCGTGCCATTAACAGAGAAAAGGAACGGAACTCTGAACGGACACGGCATGCCTTCGGGTGGTCTTAATGGAAGGCATATTTATACCAACTCAGGTGGACTGAAACTGCAGGACTCAGCTGTTAACCTGGCAGAAGAACTGGATGGTAGAGAAAGGGCGGGGCCAGATGGAGAAGAGGAGGGGCTTGGGGATGTGCTCAGTGAGATGGAGGAGGAGTTTTCCAAGCTGCCTTGTCTGAGAGGAGCACCGCTGGCACTATGTGAGGAGAGCTCTATCTGA
- the sema4f gene encoding semaphorin-4F isoform X1 has product MKSVNDLFVLSLLLGSAIVSWSATINNNEVDMTKLGSSEFGSVYNFSTFLMDTSSGILYLGARDAVVAVDTSNLSKWKTIDWSVAKEKRRSCVAKGKTEADCRNYVRLLEFLEDGRIYACGTFAFDPQCAFINISSFSLEKHEDGNVKMETGKGKCPFEPRQHYTAVMAGGILYTAATSNFLGTMFDISRATGIEQERIRTEQSISWLSDPEFVSSAFIHEDEEYNPTGEDDKIYFFFTEVAKEYDFYTKVKVPRVARVCKSDVGGMKTLQRRWTTFLKAQLVCEDRASGQRFNVLTDVFTIQHKRGDPSSTHFYGIFTSQWEREELSAVCVYSLEEITKVLNGPFKELKKSCENWINPEPIPIPRPGQCLNSALREQGFESSLKLPDKVLTFMRDHPLMKNNVVAAPLMIRKGITYTKLAVTLTTAPSGPNEQTVTVLHLGTDRGELHKVAVVGPNATLIEEVPLFSVQEPVNNILLLENEALVGSPLSLVKLPIGGCSMYTPCEVCARARVLGCVWRHKEQACDTAKHGKDEDLVSQCNKGEGLCSPPVTELRVEEGLRVLLSCVQLSPRPCRWVSPTLSQTRLHNYDLEVKVTPDSLGNYICFCDEVGRDQPPCRKAEYQLTHKSPSIGGNMAVAGGRHFLASNVIFLVVGFVIGVILLFVIYKRQGGMRGGGHSSSTLEKGRDLLTSTETPQSPSSASFLSEAVPLTEKRNGTLNGHGMPSGGLNGRHIYTNSGGLKLQDSAVNLAEELDGRERAGPDGEEEGLGDVLSEMEEEFSKLPCLRGAPLALCEESSI; this is encoded by the exons TGGACATGACTAAGCTGGGTTCTAGTGAATTTGGGAGCGTGTATAACTTCAGCACCTTCCTGATGGATACTTCATCTGGGATTCTGTACCTGGGAGCACGGGATGCTGTCGTCGCCGTGGATACTTCTAATCTATCAAAGTGGAAGACG ATTGACTGGAGTGTTGCAAAAGAGAAGAGGAGATCTTGTGTTGCTAAGGGAAAAACCGAG GCCGATTGCAGGAACTACGTCCGTCTGTTAGAGTTTTTGGAAGATGGACGAATATATGCTTGTGGGACCTTTGCCTTCGACCCTCAGTGTGCCTTCATT AACATCTCTTCATTCTCATTGGAGAAGCATGAGGATGGCAATGTGAAGATGGAGACGGGGAAAGGGAAGTGCCCATTTGAACCTCGCCAGCATTACACTGCCGTCATGGCAG GAGGAATTCTTTACACTGCCGCCACTAGTAATTTCCTTGGCACAATGTTCGATATATCCAGGGCAACGGGCATCGAGCAGGAACGCATCCGGACCGAACAATCCATCAGCTGGCTTAGTG ATCCAGAGTTTGTCAGTTCTGCCTTCATCCATGAGGATGAGGAGTATAACCCTACCGGTGAGGATGACAAAATTTACTTCTTCTTCACTGAAGTTGCTAAAGAATATGACTTCTACACCAAAGTCAAAGTGCCCAGGGTGGCAAGAGTCTGTAAG TCTGATGTAGGTGGTATGAAGACTCTGCAGAGGAGGTGGACGACATTTTTGAAGGCCCAGCTGGTGTGTGAAGATCGAGCCAGTGGACAGCGTTTTAACGTTCTGACAGATGTCTTTACTATACAGCACAAGCGAGGAGACCCCAGCAGCACACACTTCTATGGAATATTCACCTCACAATG GGAACGCGAGGAGCTTTCTgccgtgtgtgtgtacagtttgGAGGAGATCACTAAGGTCTTGAATGGCCCCTTTAAAGAGCTAAAGAAGAGCTGTGAGAACTGGATTAACCCGGAGCCCATACCAATACCACGACCAGGACAA TGCTTGAACAGTGCTCTGAGGGAACAGGGCTTTGAGTCCAGCCTGAAGCTGCCTGACAAAGTGCTGACGTTCATGCGGGATCACCCGCTCATGAAGAACAATGTGGTGGCTGCACCGCTAATGATCAGGAAAGGAATCACATACACAAAACTTGCAGTTACCTTGACAACAGCCCCCAGTGGTCCTAATGAACAGACGGTCACGGTTTTGCATCTTGGAACTG aTCGAGGAGAGCTACACAAAGTTGCCGTGGTTGGACCTAATGCAACTCTGATCGAAGAGGTCCCCCTGTTTTCTGTACAAGAGCCAGTGAATAACATATTGCTACTCGAG AACGAGGCTCTGGTCGGTTCCCCTCTCTCTCTGGTGAAGTTACCCATAGGGGGGTGTTCTATGTACACTCCCTGTGAAGTGTGTGCACGTGCCCGGGTCCTCGGCTGTGTGTGGAGGCATAAAGAGCAAGCTTGTGATACGGCAAA GCATGGTAAAGACGAAGATTTGGTCAGCCAATGCAACAAAGGTGAAG GTCTTTGCTCCCCACCAGTGACTGAATTGCGTGTCGAAGAGGGTCTGCGTGTTTTGCTTTCTTGCGTGCAACTGTCCCCTCGTCCCTGCCGCTGGGTCTCTCCTACCTTGAGCCAAACCCGCTTGCACAACTATGACCTGGAGGTTAAGGTCACACCGGACAGCCTAGGCAACTACATCTGTTTTTGCGACGAAGTTGGCAGAGATCAGCCGCCCTGTCGCAAAGCCGAGTACCAGCTCACCCATAAGAGCCCTAGCATTGGGGGGAACATGGCCGTCGCTGGTGGCCGTCACTTCTTGGCCTCGAACGTCATATTTCTCGTGGTTGGTTTTGTTATAGGTGTCATCTTATTATTTGTGATTTACAAACGGCAAGGAGGGATGCGGGGTGGCGGGCACTCTTCCTCCACGTTAGAAAAGGGGCGGGACTTGCTCACTTCCACAGAAACTCCCCAGTCTCCGAGCAGTGCCAGTTTCCTGTCGGAGGCCGTGCCATTAACAGAGAAAAGGAACGGAACTCTGAACGGACACGGCATGCCTTCGGGTGGTCTTAATGGAAGGCATATTTATACCAACTCAGGTGGACTGAAACTGCAGGACTCAGCTGTTAACCTGGCAGAAGAACTGGATGGTAGAGAAAGGGCGGGGCCAGATGGAGAAGAGGAGGGGCTTGGGGATGTGCTCAGTGAGATGGAGGAGGAGTTTTCCAAGCTGCCTTGTCTGAGAGGAGCACCGCTGGCACTATGTGAGGAGAGCTCTATCTGA